A part of Pecten maximus unplaced genomic scaffold, xPecMax1.1, whole genome shotgun sequence genomic DNA contains:
- the LOC117318435 gene encoding immunoglobulin A1 protease autotransporter-like: PEAEATSEPEAEAISEPETEATSEPEAEPTSEPEAEATSQPEAEPTSEPETEATSEPEAEPTSEPETEASSEPEAEATTEPEAEATPEPEAEATSEPEAEATSEPETEASSEPEAEATTEPEAEATSEPEAEATSEPEAEATPEPEAEATSEPEAEATSEPEAEATSEPEAEATTEPEAEPTSEPEAEATSEPEAEATSEPEAEATSEPEAEATSEPEAEATSEPEAEVTSVPEAEPTSEPEAEATSEPEAEATSQPEAEATSEPEAEATSEPEAEATSEPEAEATSEPEAEPTSEPETEATSEPEAEATTEPEAEATSEPEAEATSEPEAEATSEPEAEATTEPEAEATSEPEADSAATSEAESATEPETRPSAVEIILPPVSLMVFVIFVAGLLSLLISSRCKTSPLGVEKRRRQRDTSRDVTDFSYDDISVTSVSTENESCHGEFLSNFDLEVLESLHSSYNKPLELLKISFPALLSLGLCPFTLYLYEPFTTFLWPPDEYETPPDINDAIACFLAPAGLVYATSFGFAFQQALNKQRDILDKLTTEISMIDQIATFSSKLKLINSNIRREIYYAVKCEAVFMVLQILNREQTSYHYKPNVDVKVKIWSIVDLLREVDASDNNIVNKTMCDKIMAHIIKLNSICSDRIGILHTKIHPVKWAFLETLGFFSFIGILLLRALSYRLELTMCIITVFSISMLCYVVSDLDSPFSGFFRVDLSILGVVVQRLERMYYEERTMAEGTIITVSTFVDDSELKDLRSMKSNKPLF, encoded by the exons AACCAGAGGCAGAAGCAACGTCAGAGCCAGAGGCAGAAGCAATATCAGAACCAGAGACAGAAGCAACATCAGAACCTGAGGCAGAACCAACATCAGAACCAGAAGCAGAAGCAACATCACAACCAGAGGCAGAACCAACATCGGAACCAGAGACAGAAGCAACATCAGAACCAGAGGCAGAACCAACATCAGAACCAGAGACAGAAGCATCATCAGAACCAGAGGCAGAAGCAACAACGGAACCTGAAGCAGAAGCAACACCAGAACCTGAAGCAGAAGCAACATCAGAACCAGAGGCAGAAGCAACATCAGAACCAGAGACAGAAGCATCATCAGAACCAGAGGCAGAAGCAACAACGGAACCTGAAGCAGAAGCAACATCAGAACCTGAAGCAGAAGCAACATCAGAACCAGAGGCAGAAGCAACGCCAGAACCTGAAGCAGAAGCAACATCAGAACCAGAGGCAGAAGCAACATCAGAACCAGAGGCAGAAGCAACATCAGAACCAGAGGCAGAAGCAACGACAGAACCAGAGGCAGAACCAACATCAGAACCAGAGGCAGAAGCAACATCAGAACCAGAGGCAGAAGCAACATCAGAACCAGAGGCAGAAGCAACATCAGAACCAGAGGCAGAAGCAACGTCAGAACCTGAAGCAGAAGCAACATCAGAACCAGAGGCAGAAGTAACATCAGTACCAGAGGCAGAACCAACATCAGAACCAGAGGCAGAAGCAACATCAGAACCAGAGGCAGAAGCAACATCACAACCAGAGGCAGAAGCAACGTCAGAACCTGAAGCAGAAGCAACATCAGAACCAGAGGCAGAAGCAACATCAGAACCAGAGGCAGAAGCAACATCAGAACCAGAGGCAGAACCAACATCAGAACCGGAGACAGAAGCAACATCAGAACCAGAGGCAGAAGCAACAACGGAACCTGAAGCAGAAGCAACATCAGAACCTGAAGCAGAAGCAACATCAGAACCAGAGGCAGAAGCAACGTCAGAACCAGAGGCAGAAGCAACAACGGAACCTGAAGCAGAAGCAACATCAGAACCAGAGGCAGACTCAGCGGCAACATCTGAAGCTGAATCTGCGACAGAACCAGAGACAAGGCCTTCGGCAGTGGAGATAATTCTACCTCCAGTTTCCTTGATGGTGTTCGTGATA TTTGTTGCAGGTCTTCTGTCGCTGTTGATCTCCAGTCGTTGTAAAACTTCACCGCTGGGTGTCGAGAAAAGACGACGACAGAGAGATACAAGCCGTGACGTGACCGATTTTAGTTATGACGACATCAGTGTTACGTCTGTGTCTACAGAGAACGAGTCATGCCATGGTGAATTCCTATCCAACTTTGATCTGGAAGTGCTTGAAAGTCTTCACTCCTCATACAACAAACCGTTAGAACTGCTAAAAATATCATTTCCCGCTTTATTGTCTTTGGGTTTATGTCCTTTTACCCTGTACCTGTATGAACCCTTTACGACATTTCTGTGGCCCCCTGATGAATACGAAACTCCGCCTGATATCAATGACGCCATAGCATGTTTCCTTGCCCCGGCTGGTCTTGTATACGCCACGTCGTTCGGGTTTGCTTTCCAGCAGGCACTGAACAAACAGAGAGATATTCTAGACAAGTTGACAACGGAGATCAGCATGATAGATCAAATTGCTACATTTTCCAGTAAACTTAAACTCATTAACAGCAATATACGGAGGGAAATATACTACGCTGTCAAATGTGAAGCTGTGTTCATGGTTCTACAGATTCTCAACAGGGAACAGACCTCATATCACTACAAGCCGAATGTGGATGTAAAAG TGAAGATCTGGTCCATCGTCGACCTACTACGGGAGGTGGATGCCAGTGACAACAATATTGTCAACAAGACCATGTGTGATAAAATCATGGCCCACATCATAAAGCTTAACAGCATATGTTCCGACCGTATAGGTATTCTGCACACCAAGATACACCCTGTCAA GTGGGCATTCCTGGAGACGTTGGGGTTTTTCTCGTTCATTGGTATCCTACTGTTACGAGCCCTGTCCTACCGGCTAGAGCTGACCATGTGTATCATCACTGTGTTCTCCATCAGCATGCTCTGCTACGTCGTGTCCGACCTTGACTCGCCCTTCAGTGGTTTCTTCCGCGTGGACTTATCCATACTTGGGGTGGTGGTCCAGCGACTGGAGAGAATGTACTACGAAGAGCGGACAATGGCAGAGGGAACTATTATCACAGTATCGACATTTGTAGATGACAGCGAATTGAAAGATTTGCGTTCTATGAAATCAAACAAACCATTATTTTAG